One segment of Maridesulfovibrio ferrireducens DNA contains the following:
- a CDS encoding thermonuclease family protein produces the protein MLIRFYKNHDKQNGANRSSVLFFCVVVCICLFSALNCEAFEGKVKHVIDGDTFVLENNETIRIASIDTPEVGREGKPDQYYAKESSEILKELLLNKVVRVEPVKKGKDNYGRTIGWVYLDNSFVNEIMVEKGAAFFYFHPYNDSAKQDLLLQAQRKAMSEVKGFWRKISSLKDFNIKWVGNMRSRRCFRVGSNFSVTIMNRNKVRFSTLGEAFMEGYTPARASKFWPNVTQ, from the coding sequence GTGCTGATTCGATTTTATAAAAATCATGATAAACAAAACGGGGCTAATAGAAGCTCCGTTTTGTTTTTTTGCGTCGTGGTATGTATATGTCTTTTCTCCGCTTTGAATTGTGAAGCATTTGAAGGGAAAGTTAAGCATGTTATTGATGGGGATACATTTGTTCTTGAAAATAATGAAACAATTCGTATTGCTTCCATTGATACTCCGGAAGTAGGACGTGAGGGGAAGCCTGATCAGTATTACGCTAAAGAATCCTCTGAAATTCTTAAGGAGTTGCTTCTAAATAAAGTTGTAAGAGTTGAGCCTGTTAAGAAGGGGAAAGACAATTACGGAAGAACTATCGGATGGGTATATCTGGATAATTCTTTTGTGAATGAGATTATGGTCGAAAAGGGCGCGGCTTTTTTCTATTTTCACCCTTATAATGATTCTGCAAAGCAGGATTTATTATTACAGGCTCAAAGAAAAGCTATGTCGGAAGTGAAAGGTTTCTGGCGCAAAATTTCCAGTCTCAAAGATTTTAATATAAAATGGGTCGGAAATATGAGAAGCCGCAGATGTTTTCGTGTCGGCAGTAACTTTTCGGTTACGATTATGAATAGAAATAAAGTTCGGTTCAGTACTCTCGGTGAAGCTTTTATGGAAGGATATACTCCCGCAAGGGCTTCAAAGTTCTGGCCCAACGTCACCCAGTAG
- a CDS encoding aspartate aminotransferase family protein, with translation MTKYESLVENTKKSICNTYGRYPVDVTKAKGSRLWDLEGREYIDLLSGISVVNLGHCREDIADVMAEQARKLVHVSNLFYQEEQVECAEKLLATCDADKVFFSNSGAEANEAAIKLARKYMRTVKNRDAYEIITLEGSFHGRTLATLTATGQTGPIKDGFSPLPEGFSSVPVGDIEAMSAAVSDKTAAIMVEMVQGEGGIKPLAHDYVQAIVALVKEKDILLIVDEVQSGLCRTGKWWAHQHYAITPDIFTSAKALANGLPMGAMLATDEVAKGFTPGSHATTFGGSALVSKVSSKVLDIMTEEKLADRAAEMGDFFIGEALKLKDKYPGKIVSVRGLGLMLGIELGFDGNEVFSKLRDKGFILNLTKGIILRLLPALTIERADLVSFLNTLDEILAEMD, from the coding sequence ATGACTAAATATGAATCTCTTGTTGAAAACACAAAAAAATCCATCTGCAACACTTACGGCAGATATCCAGTTGATGTAACCAAAGCCAAAGGTAGCAGACTCTGGGATCTCGAAGGGCGTGAATACATAGATCTGCTTTCCGGCATATCCGTTGTAAACCTAGGACATTGCCGTGAAGATATTGCTGACGTAATGGCCGAGCAGGCTCGCAAGCTGGTACATGTCAGCAATCTTTTCTATCAGGAAGAGCAAGTCGAATGTGCTGAAAAACTTCTTGCAACATGCGATGCGGACAAAGTGTTCTTCTCCAACTCAGGAGCTGAAGCCAACGAAGCCGCAATCAAACTTGCCAGAAAATATATGCGCACTGTTAAAAACAGAGATGCTTATGAGATTATCACTCTCGAAGGATCTTTTCACGGCAGAACTCTGGCAACATTGACGGCCACCGGTCAGACAGGTCCGATCAAAGACGGCTTCTCGCCTCTTCCTGAAGGGTTTTCCTCTGTACCTGTGGGCGATATTGAAGCCATGTCCGCGGCAGTATCAGACAAGACTGCTGCTATCATGGTTGAAATGGTTCAGGGAGAAGGCGGTATCAAACCTCTCGCTCACGACTATGTACAAGCAATTGTAGCCTTGGTTAAAGAAAAAGATATTTTACTTATAGTTGATGAAGTTCAGTCCGGACTATGCCGGACCGGTAAATGGTGGGCTCATCAGCACTATGCAATTACACCCGACATTTTCACTTCCGCAAAAGCTCTCGCCAATGGACTCCCCATGGGCGCAATGCTTGCCACTGATGAAGTTGCAAAAGGATTTACCCCCGGAAGCCACGCAACAACATTCGGCGGCAGCGCACTTGTTTCCAAAGTTTCTTCCAAGGTTCTCGACATAATGACCGAAGAAAAACTAGCTGACAGGGCCGCAGAAATGGGTGATTTTTTTATCGGTGAAGCTCTTAAACTCAAAGACAAGTATCCCGGAAAGATTGTATCTGTCAGAGGTCTTGGTTTAATGCTTGGAATTGAACTCGGATTTGACGGCAATGAAGTGTTTTCAAAACTTCGTGATAAAGGATTTATACTTAACCTCACAAAGGGAATCATCTTAAGGCTTCTGCCCGCACTTACTATTGAGCGTGCAGATCTCGTATCTTTCCTTAATACTCTTGATGAAATATTAGCTGAAATGGATTAA
- the dut gene encoding dUTP diphosphatase, producing the protein MTTSSTHLIDVKVKYLNEIARKSGMEYSTPNSAGIDLRACIDNDFIEINPGERYPFPAGIAIEITAKGIAGFVYSRSGLGTKDGLTVSQGVGVIDPDYRGEIKVSLLNTSGEKRRIERGQRIAQLVFMPYYHASIIPCEELSSTERGSGGFGHTGKK; encoded by the coding sequence ATGACGACCTCAAGCACACACCTCATAGATGTAAAGGTGAAATACCTTAATGAGATAGCCAGAAAAAGCGGCATGGAGTATTCAACTCCCAATTCTGCCGGAATTGATCTGCGCGCCTGTATAGACAACGATTTTATAGAAATAAACCCCGGTGAAAGATATCCATTTCCTGCCGGAATAGCGATTGAAATTACAGCCAAGGGTATTGCCGGCTTTGTGTATTCACGAAGCGGACTGGGAACAAAGGATGGCCTTACCGTCAGTCAGGGTGTCGGGGTTATTGATCCGGACTACCGCGGAGAGATTAAAGTTTCGCTCCTGAATACCTCCGGCGAAAAGCGACGAATTGAGCGCGGGCAGCGCATAGCACAATTAGTTTTTATGCCCTATTATCACGCGTCGATTATCCCTTGCGAAGAACTGTCCTCAACTGAGCGCGGTTCCGGCGGATTCGGTCACACTGGTAAGAAATAA
- the glgP gene encoding alpha-glucan family phosphorylase, producing the protein MQPLRVYSVVPRLPKQLEKLWDLAYNFLFVWNNDISSIFSSIDQVLWRDCQQNPVAFLNNMPQKQLEELATDVFFIQRLNEAVRIQSKYLSRASCSYKFEGAKQGEPVVAYFSLEYGIGLSLPIYSGGLGILAGDHLKSSSDLNIPLVGIGLCYQHGYFRQYMTQDGWQQERYPSHDFEEMPIKPAKNEKGEDLKFTLEMKGEPLHVKIWKVDAGRVTLYLLDTNISENTAQFKAITARLYGGNLEMRLWQEILLGVGGVKALAALGLEPSVIHMNEGHSAFAGLERIRVFMTDHGLSFEAAMEMVASSSIFTTHTPVPAGNDRFPADLMRPYFEPYAQTMGLAYKVFLALGREDPRDDSELFCMTVLALKLSRFNNGVSKLHGQVSRNMWQKVWPQYPVEDVPIGAITNGVHMPTWVANDISLLFDRYLGTNWREDPDCVRTWRQVDNIPDAELWRTHERLREQLVDFVRKRLRKQLLNIGARRKEIELAEEALDPRALTIGFARRFATYKRAGLLLKDKERLVKLISDTRYPVQFIFAGKAHPQDNEGKKLIQELIQFCRREECRMSMVFLEDYDMKMANYLVQGCDVWLNTPRRPLEACGTSGMKAMANGVLQFSTPDGWWDEAYLPDNSLGWAIGRREDYNDHEYQDFVESQTLYKVLENDIIPDFYDRGHGSLPRSWVTKVKAALCKLGPEFNANRMVEDYTEKAYLPAFNNYKTMAKDEFKGAKDLAAWRMELMTKWSSLKIRNIVSEVHTDIYVQEPIIISAEVFLNGLNTEDVQVEIYAGPVSQDREFIGRKTIIMTPEESLGAGWHLYQGEVLPSEAGRFGYTVRILPHHELLLDPHSLGLIHWAQ; encoded by the coding sequence ATGCAGCCGCTTCGCGTATACAGTGTTGTCCCTCGTTTGCCTAAGCAGTTGGAAAAATTGTGGGACTTAGCATATAATTTTTTGTTTGTTTGGAATAACGATATTTCCAGCATTTTTTCTTCAATTGATCAGGTTCTGTGGCGGGATTGCCAGCAGAACCCCGTTGCGTTTTTGAACAACATGCCTCAAAAACAGTTGGAAGAGCTTGCAACTGATGTTTTCTTTATTCAACGTCTTAATGAAGCCGTGAGAATACAGAGCAAATATCTTTCCAGAGCAAGCTGTTCATATAAATTTGAGGGAGCAAAACAGGGAGAACCTGTAGTTGCCTACTTCAGCCTTGAATATGGAATAGGTCTCAGTTTACCGATTTATTCTGGAGGACTTGGTATTCTCGCCGGTGATCACCTTAAGTCCTCAAGTGATTTAAATATTCCACTTGTGGGTATAGGTCTGTGTTATCAGCATGGGTATTTTCGCCAGTATATGACTCAGGACGGTTGGCAGCAGGAACGTTATCCCAGTCATGACTTTGAAGAAATGCCGATTAAGCCTGCTAAGAATGAGAAAGGTGAAGATCTTAAATTTACTTTGGAAATGAAAGGTGAGCCGCTTCATGTAAAAATTTGGAAAGTCGATGCCGGGCGTGTTACATTATATCTTCTTGATACCAATATTTCAGAGAATACTGCTCAGTTTAAAGCTATTACAGCCCGTCTTTACGGAGGCAATCTCGAAATGAGGCTGTGGCAGGAAATTCTTCTCGGTGTGGGTGGAGTTAAAGCTCTTGCCGCATTGGGACTTGAGCCTAGTGTAATTCATATGAATGAAGGTCATTCTGCTTTTGCCGGGCTTGAACGTATCAGAGTGTTCATGACCGATCACGGTTTGTCGTTTGAAGCTGCTATGGAAATGGTCGCGTCTTCAAGTATCTTTACGACACATACTCCGGTTCCTGCGGGGAACGATCGCTTTCCGGCTGATTTGATGCGCCCGTATTTTGAGCCGTACGCTCAGACTATGGGGCTGGCTTATAAAGTATTTCTGGCGCTCGGCAGGGAAGATCCCCGTGATGACAGTGAATTGTTCTGTATGACAGTCCTTGCACTTAAGCTTTCTCGTTTTAATAACGGAGTTTCCAAGCTTCACGGGCAGGTTTCCAGAAATATGTGGCAGAAAGTCTGGCCTCAGTATCCTGTTGAAGATGTTCCCATCGGGGCGATCACCAACGGTGTTCATATGCCTACTTGGGTCGCTAACGATATTTCTCTCCTTTTTGACCGCTATCTCGGTACGAACTGGCGTGAAGATCCGGATTGTGTTCGTACATGGAGACAGGTTGATAATATTCCTGATGCGGAACTTTGGAGAACTCATGAGCGGTTAAGAGAACAGCTTGTGGACTTTGTTCGCAAAAGGCTTCGTAAACAATTGCTTAATATAGGTGCTCGCAGAAAAGAGATTGAACTTGCAGAGGAAGCGCTTGATCCAAGAGCACTGACCATCGGTTTTGCCCGCAGGTTTGCTACTTATAAGAGAGCAGGACTGTTGCTTAAGGATAAGGAAAGATTAGTTAAACTAATTTCTGATACCAGATATCCTGTTCAGTTTATTTTTGCAGGCAAGGCACATCCTCAGGATAATGAAGGTAAAAAATTGATTCAGGAACTGATTCAGTTTTGCCGTCGTGAAGAATGCCGTATGAGTATGGTTTTTCTTGAAGATTATGACATGAAGATGGCGAATTATCTTGTTCAGGGCTGTGATGTATGGCTCAATACTCCCCGACGTCCCCTTGAAGCTTGCGGAACAAGCGGTATGAAAGCAATGGCTAATGGTGTGTTGCAGTTCAGTACTCCTGACGGCTGGTGGGACGAAGCTTATTTGCCAGATAACAGTCTCGGATGGGCGATTGGCAGACGCGAAGATTATAACGATCATGAGTATCAGGATTTTGTTGAAAGTCAGACCCTTTATAAGGTGCTGGAGAATGACATTATCCCGGATTTTTATGATCGCGGACATGGAAGTCTTCCAAGAAGCTGGGTAACGAAGGTGAAAGCCGCTCTGTGCAAACTCGGACCTGAGTTTAATGCGAACCGTATGGTTGAAGATTACACCGAAAAGGCGTATCTACCTGCTTTTAATAATTATAAGACTATGGCGAAAGATGAGTTCAAGGGAGCTAAAGATTTAGCTGCCTGGAGAATGGAACTTATGACGAAGTGGTCCAGTCTTAAAATCAGAAATATTGTTTCTGAAGTGCATACGGATATATATGTTCAGGAACCGATTATTATCAGTGCCGAGGTTTTTCTTAACGGTTTAAATACTGAGGATGTTCAAGTAGAAATTTATGCAGGTCCAGTCAGTCAGGATCGGGAGTTTATAGGTCGTAAAACGATCATAATGACTCCTGAGGAAAGTCTGGGAGCTGGCTGGCATCTTTATCAGGGAGAAGTGCTTCCCAGTGAAGCCGGAAGGTTCGGTTACACTGTAAGAATTCTTCCTCATCATGAACTGCTGCTTGATCCGCATTCCCTTGGACTTATTCATTGGGCTCAATAA
- a CDS encoding 50S ribosomal protein L11 methyltransferase produces the protein MSTLLKIQFTLPEIENAECQVYLSGKVAHGWEEKPLDDDSIFYTMHLEDHSLGTEIIDEIKKRWPEAGCIHEEIEEENWGLAWKEFFVPIVCGDMFEILPPWLMDTKTEGLMHIVIEPKMAFGTGNHPTTALCLELISKLFREGKLDPKMSFFDLGTGSAILAIALAKLGLKGTGVDIDPQSIICALENMENNGVESDITLAVGSADCIDQNLKYDLVVANILSGPLIELSPAVIARLKENSILILSGILNEQAESVAKAYITKGLPAPEIFIDGEWAALLWKNTGATDN, from the coding sequence ATGTCCACACTTCTTAAAATTCAATTCACACTGCCTGAAATAGAAAATGCCGAGTGTCAGGTATATCTTTCCGGAAAAGTTGCTCATGGATGGGAAGAAAAACCGCTTGATGATGACAGTATCTTTTACACCATGCATCTTGAAGATCACTCTCTGGGAACAGAGATAATTGATGAGATAAAAAAAAGGTGGCCCGAAGCAGGATGTATCCACGAAGAAATTGAAGAGGAAAACTGGGGACTTGCCTGGAAAGAATTTTTTGTACCAATCGTTTGCGGAGACATGTTTGAAATTTTGCCTCCGTGGTTGATGGACACCAAAACCGAAGGGTTGATGCATATCGTCATTGAACCTAAAATGGCTTTCGGTACAGGTAATCACCCGACGACAGCTCTTTGCCTTGAATTAATCAGTAAACTATTCCGTGAAGGTAAACTTGATCCGAAGATGTCTTTTTTTGATCTCGGGACAGGTTCCGCCATCCTCGCAATTGCCCTTGCAAAGCTGGGACTTAAAGGAACAGGCGTCGATATTGATCCGCAATCTATTATCTGCGCTCTGGAAAACATGGAAAACAACGGAGTTGAATCCGACATAACCCTTGCCGTCGGAAGCGCTGACTGCATTGATCAAAATCTGAAATATGATCTTGTGGTTGCTAATATATTATCAGGCCCCCTCATTGAATTGTCTCCTGCTGTTATTGCAAGATTGAAAGAGAACTCAATCCTGATTCTTTCAGGAATATTGAACGAACAGGCCGAAAGTGTCGCCAAGGCATATATCACAAAAGGACTGCCTGCTCCTGAAATATTCATAGACGGTGAATGGGCTGCCCTGCTCTGGAAAAATACCGGCGCAACTGACAATTAA